From the Oncorhynchus nerka isolate Pitt River linkage group LG28, Oner_Uvic_2.0, whole genome shotgun sequence genome, one window contains:
- the LOC115113704 gene encoding transcription factor PU.1-like isoform X2, whose protein sequence is MERVLLSMLLLEDLVTPSEDMYEPDIYRQQMSEYSYPYVIDAESQGDHWDYHTTHHAHPLDFDNLPGGHFTELQSVQQLHLPSMARYSDVDTLSLDPGLGGHNHALPPPVPYYPRAMGYLHPSPQTMRSSDDEEPGGRSPPLEVSDEECLRDHIAHVTRGELGNKKKIRLYQFLLDLLRNGDMKDSIWWVDRDKGTFQFSSKHKEALAHRWGVQKGNRKKMTYQKMARALRNYGKTGEVKKVKKKLTYQFSGEVLGGRSHLERRPYSQL, encoded by the exons CCATCAGAAGACATGTACGAACCCGACATCTATAGACAACAGATGTCAGAATATTCATATCCGTATGTCATCGATGCAGAGAGTCAAGGAG ATCACTGGGACTATCACACCACTCATCATGCCCATCCTCTGGACTTTGACAACCTCCCAGGGGGCCACTTCACTGAGCTCCAGAGTGTCCAGCAACTACATCTACCCAGTATGGCTCGTTACAGCGATGTTGACACTCTCTCTCTGGACCCTGGCCTTGGGGGACACAACCATGCCCTACCCCCACCG GTGCCATATTACCCTCGTGCCATGGGCTACTTGCACCCCTCTCCTCAGACGATGAGGAGCTCAGACGACGAGGAGCCAGGAGGCCGCAGCCCTCCACTAGAAGTGTCTGATGAGGAGTGTCTGAGGGACCACATCGCCCACGTAACAAGGGGAGAATTGG GCAACAAGAAGAAGATCCGTCTGTACCAGTTCCTGCTGGATCTGCTGAGGAATGGGGACATGAAGGACAGTATCTGGTGGGTGGACAGGGACAAGGGCACCTTCCAGTTCTCCTCAAAACACAAGGAGGCACTGGCACATCGGTGGGGCGTACAGAAGGGCAACCGCAAGAAAATGACCTACCAGAAGATGGCACGGGCTCTTCGCAACTACGGCAAGACAGGCGAGGTCAAAAAGGTCAAGAAGAAGCTGACTTATCAGTTCAGTGGTGAAGTGCTCGGGGGGAGGTCTCACTTGGAGAGGAGGCCATATTCCCAATTGTAG
- the LOC115113704 gene encoding transcription factor PU.1-like isoform X1 — MLHPYRMEGYLISPGPPSEDMYEPDIYRQQMSEYSYPYVIDAESQGDHWDYHTTHHAHPLDFDNLPGGHFTELQSVQQLHLPSMARYSDVDTLSLDPGLGGHNHALPPPVPYYPRAMGYLHPSPQTMRSSDDEEPGGRSPPLEVSDEECLRDHIAHVTRGELGNKKKIRLYQFLLDLLRNGDMKDSIWWVDRDKGTFQFSSKHKEALAHRWGVQKGNRKKMTYQKMARALRNYGKTGEVKKVKKKLTYQFSGEVLGGRSHLERRPYSQL, encoded by the exons ATGTTGCATCCGTACAGAATGGAGGGGTACCTCATCTCACCTGGTCCT CCATCAGAAGACATGTACGAACCCGACATCTATAGACAACAGATGTCAGAATATTCATATCCGTATGTCATCGATGCAGAGAGTCAAGGAG ATCACTGGGACTATCACACCACTCATCATGCCCATCCTCTGGACTTTGACAACCTCCCAGGGGGCCACTTCACTGAGCTCCAGAGTGTCCAGCAACTACATCTACCCAGTATGGCTCGTTACAGCGATGTTGACACTCTCTCTCTGGACCCTGGCCTTGGGGGACACAACCATGCCCTACCCCCACCG GTGCCATATTACCCTCGTGCCATGGGCTACTTGCACCCCTCTCCTCAGACGATGAGGAGCTCAGACGACGAGGAGCCAGGAGGCCGCAGCCCTCCACTAGAAGTGTCTGATGAGGAGTGTCTGAGGGACCACATCGCCCACGTAACAAGGGGAGAATTGG GCAACAAGAAGAAGATCCGTCTGTACCAGTTCCTGCTGGATCTGCTGAGGAATGGGGACATGAAGGACAGTATCTGGTGGGTGGACAGGGACAAGGGCACCTTCCAGTTCTCCTCAAAACACAAGGAGGCACTGGCACATCGGTGGGGCGTACAGAAGGGCAACCGCAAGAAAATGACCTACCAGAAGATGGCACGGGCTCTTCGCAACTACGGCAAGACAGGCGAGGTCAAAAAGGTCAAGAAGAAGCTGACTTATCAGTTCAGTGGTGAAGTGCTCGGGGGGAGGTCTCACTTGGAGAGGAGGCCATATTCCCAATTGTAG